GAACAACAAAGAGTTGCCCTTGCAAGATCCCTTATAACAAATCCAAAGATTCTACTGTTAGATGAACCACTATGTAATTTAGATGCTGAACTTAGGATAAAAATGAGACATGAAATTAAGGCTCTTCAGGAAAAATTAGGAATAACAACTATTTTTGTTACCCATGATCAAGAGGAGGCTCTTACAATATCTCATAAAATAGCTGTATTTAATAAGGGTAAGTGCATTCAAGTAGGAACTCCAAAGGAAATTTATTCAAATCCTACAAATTCATTTGTTGCTAATTTTGTAGGGGAAACAAATCTTTTTAAAATAAATAACTCCCATGGGGATATGAAAAAAATATATTTAAATAATGAATTTATATTGGAAATTGAAGGAAATATTTCAAATAATTTATTTGTATCTATTCGTCCTGAACATATAAAAATAAGAAAAAACTCATTGGTAGGTATCAATGAATTTATAGGAGTTATTGAAAATATTCAATTTAATGGGAATATTATTAAATATACTGTTAGGGTCAAAGGTGTTAAGCTAGTAATAACAACTATGAATAGTTTAGATAATTATAATGAATTTTTAGTTTCTCAAGAAGTTTATATTGAAATTCCCAAAAATTCAATAAAACTTCTTATGGATTAGGTGATTATATGAATGGATCAAATAAGAAATATGAAAATTTTGTTGGAATTATCCTATTAATTTTTTTAGTGGGATATATTTTAATTCCAACCTTAAAAACAATAAACTTAAGCTTTTTAGATGAAAATAAATTGACATTTTCCAACTATAAAGATTTTTTCTTTTTAAAAACAAATATAAGTTTTGTTTTAAATACTATTTTACTTGGATTAGCTACTGTTGTTACATGCGGGCTTATAGGAACATCCCTTGCTTTTTTTATTGGATATTTTAAGTTTCCCTATAAAAATATAGCTAGTAAACTTTTGTTAACACCAGTTATGGTTCCAGGTTTAATAATAGTTATAGCATTTATACAACTTTATGGTGAAAGTGGAATTATAACTAAATCCCTTGAGATTATTTTTAATTTAGATAGTATCCCTTTTAAATTTACAGGTTTTTGGGGGATTTTATTTGTGCATGCTTATACCCAATATATATATTTTTTCATAAATGTGTCAGTGGCTATTCGTCATATAGATTATTCCACTGTGGAAGCTGCTAAAAATTTAGGAGCTAAGAATTCTAAGATATTTTTTTCCATTATTTTACCAGTTATTAAACCAGCATTAATTGGATCTAGTATAATGACATTTATAGGGGGAATTGGTTCTTTTTCTGCTCCAAGTTTAATTGGTGGAAAATTTCGTGTTTTAACAACTCAAATATTATTTGCTAAATCAATAATCATATGGAAATTGCCTCTGTGGAAGTTGTAATACTAATGATAATAGCCTTTATATTTCTTTTTCTTTGTAGATATTATGAGAAAAAAAGTAGTTTTCAATCACAAGTAAAAGGTGTTGAGATAAAAGAAATCATAATAGAGAATTCTATACTTAGAAAAGTTTTTGTTATATTCACTGGTCTTTTAATATTATTTATTATTCTTCCAGTTATAACTATCTTTATACTTTCCTTTGTTACATCTGGAACATGGTTAGTAGAAATTTTTCCAAAGGATTTTTCTCTAAGTAACTATATAAAGATTTTTACAAAGTCAAACTCACTAAAACCATTTATAAATAGTGTAAATATGTCTATTATAGCTGGAATATTAGGAGTCGTAATAGGAGTTCCAAGTTCATATATAGTTGTAAAAACTAAAAGTAAATTTAAATTTTTAATAGAAAGTTTGGTTATGCTTCCATGGGCTCTTCCTGCAAGTGCCATAGCAATTAACCTTATTAATGCATTTAATAAAACAAATATTTTTTCTTTAAATAAAATACTTGTGGGAACATATATTTTACTTCCCATATCTTATTTTATA
The window above is part of the Fusobacterium sp. IOR10 genome. Proteins encoded here:
- a CDS encoding ABC transporter ATP-binding protein, yielding MDNVIIKNITKKFDEKTVVENVSLNIEEGSLFTFLGPSGCGKTTILRAIAGFLKLDSGNILLGHRDITNIPPEKRGVGMVFQNYALFPHMTVYENISYGLEIQKIPKKEIRKKVDEYLSLVKLDNYGNRKISELSGGEQQRVALARSLITNPKILLLDEPLCNLDAELRIKMRHEIKALQEKLGITTIFVTHDQEEALTISHKIAVFNKGKCIQVGTPKEIYSNPTNSFVANFVGETNLFKINNSHGDMKKIYLNNEFILEIEGNISNNLFVSIRPEHIKIRKNSLVGINEFIGVIENIQFNGNIIKYTVRVKGVKLVITTMNSLDNYNEFLVSQEVYIEIPKNSIKLLMD
- a CDS encoding iron ABC transporter permease codes for the protein MNGSNKKYENFVGIILLIFLVGYILIPTLKTINLSFLDENKLTFSNYKDFFFLKTNISFVLNTILLGLATVVTCGLIGTSLAFFIGYFKFPYKNIASKLLLTPVMVPGLIIVIAFIQLYGESGIITKSLEIIFNLDSIPFKFTGFWGILFVHAYTQYIYFFINVSVAIRHIDYSTVEAAKNLGAKNSKIFFSIILPVIKPALIGSSIMTFIGGIGSFSAPSLIGGKFRVLTTQILFAKSIIIWKLPLWKL
- a CDS encoding iron ABC transporter permease; the encoded protein is MEVVILMIIAFIFLFLCRYYEKKSSFQSQVKGVEIKEIIIENSILRKVFVIFTGLLILFIILPVITIFILSFVTSGTWLVEIFPKDFSLSNYIKIFTKSNSLKPFINSVNMSIIAGILGVVIGVPSSYIVVKTKSKFKFLIESLVMLPWALPASAIAINLINAFNKTNIFSLNKILVGTYILLPISYFIGILPIVFRSTNISMYNLNDAYEDASKSLGGSWIYTFRRITLPIIMPGIVSGVLIGFIRCIGEYTSSAYLYTVANKPISIAMVNGVFEYEIGLAMTYGVLTILFIFILSLISTWKINRI